In Bubalus bubalis isolate 160015118507 breed Murrah chromosome 3, NDDB_SH_1, whole genome shotgun sequence, a genomic segment contains:
- the SPAG8 gene encoding sperm-associated antigen 8 isoform X2 encodes METSESIDRSQSRCLDLQPSSDGLGSSSDPFSSWDGRHSSALVAATAAASAAATAASTARAAALWTKSPAPYSHGNLLTEPSSDSLTERYTGPRFTHKISYGRLGFQPACFSHVARNPYTTNDLSSSRSPIPGSSSGPVPGSSSNPGPDSSSDPGPSSSSGPGGSPGGGSGQGPGHGPGPGGGSGQGPGGGSGQGTDLGPAIDSRHSPGHGHGPRLNFSAPVGFRNPRGDLIPNYTGCKHHCHWEPQKQSWKFLKVSEPGARGLWKPPEVEGKSTVLSETLPRGQCLLYNWEEERATNYLDQVPVMQDGSESFFFRHGHRGLLTLQPQSPMSSCTTQKDSYQPPTSHCQPIRGKREAILEMLLRQQICKEVQAEQEPTRKDSEVESVTHHDYKKELVQAGPPAPTKIHDYHTEQPETFWLERAPQLPGVSNIRTLDTPFRKNCSFSTPVPLSLGQPLPFEPESYSQQGEISSLACQGGGQGGGGG; translated from the exons ATGGAGACCTCTGAGTCTATTGACAGATCGCAGTCGCG atgtttAGACTTACAGCCCAGCTCGGACGGACTAGGGTCCAGTTCCGATCCCTTTTCTTCTTGGGATGGCCGTCATAGCTCTGCCCTGGTAGCTGCAACCGCAGCAGCTTCAGCAGCTGCCACAGCCGCCTCCACTGCCAGAGCAGCTGCATTATGGACAAAGAGCCCAGCCCCCTACTCTCATGGGAACCTGCTCACGGAGCCCTCCTCTGACAGTCTGACAGAGCGCTACACTGGACCCAGATTTACCCACAAGATAAGCTACGGGAGACTCGGCTTTCAGCCTGCCTGTTTTTCCCATGTTGCTCGGAATCCCTATACTACAAATGACCTTAGCTCTAGCCGTAGCCCTATTCCTGGCTCCAGTTCTGGCCCTGTTCCTGGCTCCAGCTCTAACCCTGGTCCTGACTCCAGCTCTGACCCTGGACCTAGCTCCAGTTCTGGTCCTGGTGGTAGCCCTGGCGGTGGCTCTGGTCAAGGTCCTGGCCACGGCCCTGGTCCTGGTGGTGGCTCTGGTCAGGGTCCTGGCGGTGGCTCTGGTCAAGGCACTGATCTTGGTCCTGCTATTGATTCTAGGCATAGCCCAGGCCATGGCCATGGCCCTAGGTTAAACTTCTCTGCTCCTGTAGGCTTCAGAAACCCCAGGGGAGATCTTATCCCTAATTATACCGGCTGCAAACACCACTGTCACTGGGAGCCGCAGAAACAAtcctggaaatttttaaaagtctcagaACCTGGTGCCCGAGGGCTGTGGAAGCCCCCCGAAGTTGAAGGGAAGAGTACGGTTCTCAGTGAAACACTGCCACGGGGCCAGTGCCTTCTCTACAACTGGGAGGAGGAG AGAGCCACCAACTACCTGGATCAAGTCCCAGTCATGCAGGATGGCTCTGAGAGTTTCTTTTTCCGACACGGACACCGGGGACTGCTGACCCTGCAGCCACAGTCACCCATGTCCTCCTGCACCACCCAGAAAGACTCATACCAGCCCCCAACAAGCCACTGTCAGCCAATTCGAG GGAAGCGTGAAGCCATACTGGAGATGCTGTTGCGCCAACAAATCTG TAAAGAGGTGCAGGCAGAGCAGGAACCCACAAGGAAGGACTCTGAGGTCGAGTCTGTGACACACCACGACTACAAAAAGGAGCTGGTGCAGGCAGGGCCTCCTGCCCCAACAAAG ATCCACGACTACCATACAGAGCAGCCTGAAACCTTCTGGCTAGAGAGGGCACCTCAGCTACCG GGTGTCAGTAACATCAGGACACTAGACACACCGTTCCGGAAGAACTGCAGTTTCTCAACACCTGTGCCTTTGTCTCTAGGGCAGCCGTTGCCCTTTGAACCTGAGAGTTATTCCCAACAGGGAGAAATATCTTCCCTTGCCTGTCAGGGAGGGGGACAGGGTGGTGGAGGGGGTTGA
- the SPAG8 gene encoding sperm-associated antigen 8 isoform X1, whose protein sequence is METSESIDRSQSRCLDLQPSSDGLGSSSDPFSSWDGRHSSALVAATAAASAAATAASTARAAALWTKSPAPYSHGNLLTEPSSDSLTERYTGPRFTHKISYGRLGFQPACFSHVARNPYTTNDLSSSRSPIPGSSSGPVPGSSSNPGPDSSSDPGPSSSSGPGGSPGGGSGQGPGHGPGPGGGSGQGPGGGSGQGTDLGPAIDSRHSPGHGHGPRLNFSAPVGFRNPRGDLIPNYTGCKHHCHWEPQKQSWKFLKVSEPGARGLWKPPEVEGKSTVLSETLPRGQCLLYNWEEERATNYLDQVPVMQDGSESFFFRHGHRGLLTLQPQSPMSSCTTQKDSYQPPTSHCQPIRGKREAILEMLLRQQICKEVQAEQEPTRKDSEVESVTHHDYKKELVQAGPPAPTKIHDYHTEQPETFWLERAPQLPVCEGDRLLGVGERRGGGCSVLTWGRAGPVLILALLQGVSNIRTLDTPFRKNCSFSTPVPLSLGQPLPFEPESYSQQGEISSLACQGGGQGGGGG, encoded by the exons ATGGAGACCTCTGAGTCTATTGACAGATCGCAGTCGCG atgtttAGACTTACAGCCCAGCTCGGACGGACTAGGGTCCAGTTCCGATCCCTTTTCTTCTTGGGATGGCCGTCATAGCTCTGCCCTGGTAGCTGCAACCGCAGCAGCTTCAGCAGCTGCCACAGCCGCCTCCACTGCCAGAGCAGCTGCATTATGGACAAAGAGCCCAGCCCCCTACTCTCATGGGAACCTGCTCACGGAGCCCTCCTCTGACAGTCTGACAGAGCGCTACACTGGACCCAGATTTACCCACAAGATAAGCTACGGGAGACTCGGCTTTCAGCCTGCCTGTTTTTCCCATGTTGCTCGGAATCCCTATACTACAAATGACCTTAGCTCTAGCCGTAGCCCTATTCCTGGCTCCAGTTCTGGCCCTGTTCCTGGCTCCAGCTCTAACCCTGGTCCTGACTCCAGCTCTGACCCTGGACCTAGCTCCAGTTCTGGTCCTGGTGGTAGCCCTGGCGGTGGCTCTGGTCAAGGTCCTGGCCACGGCCCTGGTCCTGGTGGTGGCTCTGGTCAGGGTCCTGGCGGTGGCTCTGGTCAAGGCACTGATCTTGGTCCTGCTATTGATTCTAGGCATAGCCCAGGCCATGGCCATGGCCCTAGGTTAAACTTCTCTGCTCCTGTAGGCTTCAGAAACCCCAGGGGAGATCTTATCCCTAATTATACCGGCTGCAAACACCACTGTCACTGGGAGCCGCAGAAACAAtcctggaaatttttaaaagtctcagaACCTGGTGCCCGAGGGCTGTGGAAGCCCCCCGAAGTTGAAGGGAAGAGTACGGTTCTCAGTGAAACACTGCCACGGGGCCAGTGCCTTCTCTACAACTGGGAGGAGGAG AGAGCCACCAACTACCTGGATCAAGTCCCAGTCATGCAGGATGGCTCTGAGAGTTTCTTTTTCCGACACGGACACCGGGGACTGCTGACCCTGCAGCCACAGTCACCCATGTCCTCCTGCACCACCCAGAAAGACTCATACCAGCCCCCAACAAGCCACTGTCAGCCAATTCGAG GGAAGCGTGAAGCCATACTGGAGATGCTGTTGCGCCAACAAATCTG TAAAGAGGTGCAGGCAGAGCAGGAACCCACAAGGAAGGACTCTGAGGTCGAGTCTGTGACACACCACGACTACAAAAAGGAGCTGGTGCAGGCAGGGCCTCCTGCCCCAACAAAG ATCCACGACTACCATACAGAGCAGCCTGAAACCTTCTGGCTAGAGAGGGCACCTCAGCTACCGGTGTGTGAGGGTGACCGGCTGTTGGGAGTGGGtgaaaggaggggaggaggctgtTCTGTCCTCACTTGGGGCAGAGCAGGCCCCGTCCTCATTCTGGCACTCCTCCAGGGTGTCAGTAACATCAGGACACTAGACACACCGTTCCGGAAGAACTGCAGTTTCTCAACACCTGTGCCTTTGTCTCTAGGGCAGCCGTTGCCCTTTGAACCTGAGAGTTATTCCCAACAGGGAGAAATATCTTCCCTTGCCTGTCAGGGAGGGGGACAGGGTGGTGGAGGGGGTTGA
- the HINT2 gene encoding histidine triad nucleotide-binding protein 2, mitochondrial, which yields MAAAVVLAAGLCVARRAVAVAGPRGVQVRGAASVTDGNEVAKAQQAAPGGAAPTIFSRILDRSLPADILYEDQQCLAFRDVAPQAPVHFLVIPKKPIPRISQAEEEDQQLLGHLLLVAKKTAKAEGLGDGYRLVINDGKLGAQSVYHLHIHVLGGRQLQWPPG from the exons ATGGCAGCGGCAGTGGTGCTGGCCGCCGGGCTCTGCGTGGCGCGTCGGGCGGTGGCGGTGGCAGGGCCGCGGGGGGTGCAG GTCCGAGGAGCTGCAAGTGTGACTGATGGGAATGAAGTGGCCAAGGCCCAGCAGGCAGCTCCTGGGGGAGCAGCCCCAACCATCTTCTCCCGGATCCTGGATAGAAGCCTCCCAGCTGACATCCTATATGAGGACCAGCAG TGTCTCGCATTCCGGGATGTGGCCCCTCAGGCTCCTGTGCACTTTCTCGTCATTCCTAAGAAGCCCATTCCTCGGATTAGCCAGGCTGAAGAGGAAGACCAACAG CTTCTTGGACACCTTCTCCTTGTGGCCAAGAAAACAGCAAAGGCTGAGGGGCTGGGTGATGGATACCGACTTG TGATCAACGATGGCAAGCTGGGTGCACAGTCTGTGTATCACCTACACATTCACGTACTTGGGGGCCGACAGCTCCAGTGGCCTCCAGGTTGA
- the FAM221B gene encoding protein FAM221B isoform X3, whose translation MEADKVTEEPHTTLDAEESLSSKDPSAEDSQEPPIPESPLEPAVSETLLESLASESPVLPSTSQTPLDIHTSETPVEPSTSTTPLEHSASEVPLETLTPETQLETHIPKVLDQQLAFQTSSLGHASPDNPEEDFSESSSSESSWANRSIHTSEFEGFPKHSLSGSPSQVYLDTSTKVKEEEEEGEKEMDVADSNAHAAQPEHRLGKKKGKKGVSRYTIHPVVLAKQADLVDVAKAKHREKFGTQVSYLFQWEKDAALNAIQTGLYIGWRCPHYLWDCFRIGDESRCFCGHLLREHQIISDISVPCNMGQCRCLMFCFIPSRPEEVGEFWLKRRATFDPRSWRAQCRCKHSHEDHTATGSHSCRVKGCCCSCFESNFLCAACDRRWEEHETFFETEETRRRGGRPHGTDTVDTWHRPL comes from the exons ATGGAAGCAGACAAGGTCACAGAAGAGCCTCATACCACCTTGGATGCAGAAGAGAGCCTTTCTTCAAAGGACCCCTCTGCTGAGGACTCACAGGAGCCCCCTATCCCTGAAAGCCCCTTAGAGCCTGCCGTCTCTGAAACCCTGTTAGAGTCCCTTGCCTCTGAATCTCCTGTGTTGCCCTCCACTTCCCAGACCCCTTTAGACATCCACACCTCTGAAACCCCTGTAGAGCCTTCCACCTCTACCACCCCTTTAGAACACTCTGCCTCTGAGGTCCCTTTGGAGACCCTTACCCCTGAGACCCAGTTGGAAACCCACATCCCCAAAGTCCTAGATCAACAACTTGCTTTTCAGACTTCGTCACTAGGCCATGCCTCCCCTGATAATCCAGAGGAAGATTTCTCTGAGTCTTCCTCCAGCGAGAGCTCATGGGCAAATAGGTCCATCCACACCTCTGAATTTGAAGGCTTTCCAAAGCACTCCCTTTCAGGCTCTCCATCCCAGGTCTACTTGGACACATCTACAAAagtgaaggaagaggaagaagagggcgAGAAAGAGATGGATGTCGCTGACAGTAACGCTCACGCAGCTCAGCCTGAACACCGGCTGGGcaagaagaaggggaagaaaggagtCAGCC GTTATACCATCCACCCAGTGGTCCTTGCTAAACAGGCAGACCTGGTGGACGTGGCTAAGGCAAAGCACAGAGAGAAGTTTGGTACGCAAGTGAGTTATCTTTTCCAATGGGAGAAGGATGCAGCCCTGAATGCCATACAAACAG GTCTCTATATTGGCTGGCGCTGCCCCCATTATCTATGGGACTGTTTCCGAATTGGGGATGAGTCCAGGTGCTTTTGTGGACACTTGCTGAGAGAGCACCAGATCATCTCAG ACATATCCGTGCCCTGCAACATGGGCCAGTGCCGCTGCCTCATGTTCTGCTTCATCCCATCACGCCCAGAGGAGGTGGGTGAGTTCTGGCTCAAGAGACGGGCCACTTTTGACCCCAGGTCTTGGAGGGCCCAATGTCGCTGCAAACATAGCCATGAAGACCACACAGCTACTGGGTCCCATTCCTGCAGGGTCAAAG GCTGTTGCTGCAGCTGCTTTGAGTCTAATTTCCTCTGTGCGGCCTGTGACCGGCGCTGGGAGGAACATGAGACTTTCTTTGAGACTGAGGAGACCCGGCGGCGAGGAGGGAGGCCACACG ggacagaCACTGTCGACACCTGGCACAGGCCTCTGTGA
- the FAM221B gene encoding protein FAM221B isoform X2, translated as MEADKVTEEPHTTLDAEESLSSKDPSAEDSQEPPIPESPLEPAVSETLLESLASESPVLPSTSQTPLDIHTSETPVEPSTSTTPLEHSASEVPLETLTPETQLETHIPKVLDQQLAFQTSSLGHASPDNPEEDFSESSSSESSWANRSIHTSEFEGFPKHSLSGSPSQVYLDTSTKVKEEEEEGEKEMDVADSNAHAAQPEHRLGKKKGKKGVSRYTIHPVVLAKQADLVDVAKAKHREKFGTQVSYLFQWEKDAALNAIQTDISVPCNMGQCRCLMFCFIPSRPEEVGEFWLKRRATFDPRSWRAQCRCKHSHEDHTATGSHSCRVKGCCCSCFESNFLCAACDRRWEEHETFFETEETRRRGGRPHGADYVPFAEMPTLREAIINHSDFEALQKQGLSGHPSSYPSPPGLPSPRDVQPGPPSKPRI; from the exons ATGGAAGCAGACAAGGTCACAGAAGAGCCTCATACCACCTTGGATGCAGAAGAGAGCCTTTCTTCAAAGGACCCCTCTGCTGAGGACTCACAGGAGCCCCCTATCCCTGAAAGCCCCTTAGAGCCTGCCGTCTCTGAAACCCTGTTAGAGTCCCTTGCCTCTGAATCTCCTGTGTTGCCCTCCACTTCCCAGACCCCTTTAGACATCCACACCTCTGAAACCCCTGTAGAGCCTTCCACCTCTACCACCCCTTTAGAACACTCTGCCTCTGAGGTCCCTTTGGAGACCCTTACCCCTGAGACCCAGTTGGAAACCCACATCCCCAAAGTCCTAGATCAACAACTTGCTTTTCAGACTTCGTCACTAGGCCATGCCTCCCCTGATAATCCAGAGGAAGATTTCTCTGAGTCTTCCTCCAGCGAGAGCTCATGGGCAAATAGGTCCATCCACACCTCTGAATTTGAAGGCTTTCCAAAGCACTCCCTTTCAGGCTCTCCATCCCAGGTCTACTTGGACACATCTACAAAagtgaaggaagaggaagaagagggcgAGAAAGAGATGGATGTCGCTGACAGTAACGCTCACGCAGCTCAGCCTGAACACCGGCTGGGcaagaagaaggggaagaaaggagtCAGCC GTTATACCATCCACCCAGTGGTCCTTGCTAAACAGGCAGACCTGGTGGACGTGGCTAAGGCAAAGCACAGAGAGAAGTTTGGTACGCAAGTGAGTTATCTTTTCCAATGGGAGAAGGATGCAGCCCTGAATGCCATACAAACAG ACATATCCGTGCCCTGCAACATGGGCCAGTGCCGCTGCCTCATGTTCTGCTTCATCCCATCACGCCCAGAGGAGGTGGGTGAGTTCTGGCTCAAGAGACGGGCCACTTTTGACCCCAGGTCTTGGAGGGCCCAATGTCGCTGCAAACATAGCCATGAAGACCACACAGCTACTGGGTCCCATTCCTGCAGGGTCAAAG GCTGTTGCTGCAGCTGCTTTGAGTCTAATTTCCTCTGTGCGGCCTGTGACCGGCGCTGGGAGGAACATGAGACTTTCTTTGAGACTGAGGAGACCCGGCGGCGAGGAGGGAGGCCACACG GAGCAGACTATGTGCCTTTTGCAGAGATGCCTACCCTCCGAGAAGCCATCATCAACCACTCTGACTTCGAGGCCCTCCAGAAGCAGGGGCTCTCTGGCCATCCCAGCTCTTACCCTAGTCCCCCAGGGCTCCCTAGCCCACGTGACGTCCAGCCTGGCCCTCCATCTAAGCCCCGTATCTGA
- the FAM221B gene encoding protein FAM221B isoform X1 → MEADKVTEEPHTTLDAEESLSSKDPSAEDSQEPPIPESPLEPAVSETLLESLASESPVLPSTSQTPLDIHTSETPVEPSTSTTPLEHSASEVPLETLTPETQLETHIPKVLDQQLAFQTSSLGHASPDNPEEDFSESSSSESSWANRSIHTSEFEGFPKHSLSGSPSQVYLDTSTKVKEEEEEGEKEMDVADSNAHAAQPEHRLGKKKGKKGVSRYTIHPVVLAKQADLVDVAKAKHREKFGTQVSYLFQWEKDAALNAIQTGLYIGWRCPHYLWDCFRIGDESRCFCGHLLREHQIISDISVPCNMGQCRCLMFCFIPSRPEEVGEFWLKRRATFDPRSWRAQCRCKHSHEDHTATGSHSCRVKGCCCSCFESNFLCAACDRRWEEHETFFETEETRRRGGRPHGADYVPFAEMPTLREAIINHSDFEALQKQGLSGHPSSYPSPPGLPSPRDVQPGPPSKPRI, encoded by the exons ATGGAAGCAGACAAGGTCACAGAAGAGCCTCATACCACCTTGGATGCAGAAGAGAGCCTTTCTTCAAAGGACCCCTCTGCTGAGGACTCACAGGAGCCCCCTATCCCTGAAAGCCCCTTAGAGCCTGCCGTCTCTGAAACCCTGTTAGAGTCCCTTGCCTCTGAATCTCCTGTGTTGCCCTCCACTTCCCAGACCCCTTTAGACATCCACACCTCTGAAACCCCTGTAGAGCCTTCCACCTCTACCACCCCTTTAGAACACTCTGCCTCTGAGGTCCCTTTGGAGACCCTTACCCCTGAGACCCAGTTGGAAACCCACATCCCCAAAGTCCTAGATCAACAACTTGCTTTTCAGACTTCGTCACTAGGCCATGCCTCCCCTGATAATCCAGAGGAAGATTTCTCTGAGTCTTCCTCCAGCGAGAGCTCATGGGCAAATAGGTCCATCCACACCTCTGAATTTGAAGGCTTTCCAAAGCACTCCCTTTCAGGCTCTCCATCCCAGGTCTACTTGGACACATCTACAAAagtgaaggaagaggaagaagagggcgAGAAAGAGATGGATGTCGCTGACAGTAACGCTCACGCAGCTCAGCCTGAACACCGGCTGGGcaagaagaaggggaagaaaggagtCAGCC GTTATACCATCCACCCAGTGGTCCTTGCTAAACAGGCAGACCTGGTGGACGTGGCTAAGGCAAAGCACAGAGAGAAGTTTGGTACGCAAGTGAGTTATCTTTTCCAATGGGAGAAGGATGCAGCCCTGAATGCCATACAAACAG GTCTCTATATTGGCTGGCGCTGCCCCCATTATCTATGGGACTGTTTCCGAATTGGGGATGAGTCCAGGTGCTTTTGTGGACACTTGCTGAGAGAGCACCAGATCATCTCAG ACATATCCGTGCCCTGCAACATGGGCCAGTGCCGCTGCCTCATGTTCTGCTTCATCCCATCACGCCCAGAGGAGGTGGGTGAGTTCTGGCTCAAGAGACGGGCCACTTTTGACCCCAGGTCTTGGAGGGCCCAATGTCGCTGCAAACATAGCCATGAAGACCACACAGCTACTGGGTCCCATTCCTGCAGGGTCAAAG GCTGTTGCTGCAGCTGCTTTGAGTCTAATTTCCTCTGTGCGGCCTGTGACCGGCGCTGGGAGGAACATGAGACTTTCTTTGAGACTGAGGAGACCCGGCGGCGAGGAGGGAGGCCACACG GAGCAGACTATGTGCCTTTTGCAGAGATGCCTACCCTCCGAGAAGCCATCATCAACCACTCTGACTTCGAGGCCCTCCAGAAGCAGGGGCTCTCTGGCCATCCCAGCTCTTACCCTAGTCCCCCAGGGCTCCCTAGCCCACGTGACGTCCAGCCTGGCCCTCCATCTAAGCCCCGTATCTGA